In Ananas comosus cultivar F153 linkage group 14, ASM154086v1, whole genome shotgun sequence, the genomic stretch agctgggctTGCTCGTGTTcgttcgtttattaaacaaaccGAGTACGTGCTGGCTCGTTATgtgattttttaataattgtcttatcatcaatcacaatacttttATATCACTTTCACATTAGCGACACgtcaatatttaatcaactaaattggattgtgTAACTTGATTACGAGTTCTGagctataaattataatatattaggagcttttgcttatttaccgCCGGCTACtatccaaaattttcaaaattattctaaatttacCAAAATTCCCTTCTAAATCACCATTCCCATCCGTAGACGGAGCCAtgtttggtttgggaataaGCTATTCTTGTTATTCGTGGAATAGGTATTATTTAGGGGATAAATAGAgattagaataattttgtgtttgaatgAGAATGGGGTTATTCTGAGGgataagaaaaattatgtttggatagCTAGATTGAATAGTAGGAATAAGattaattatagttttaaaatgataatattatttttcaaataataagCATAcagttattaataaataatattttaacaagttaatcaattaattaaccaggaatattgtataagatgaTGGAAAAGGatgttaattagttaattaattattaaaaataaattaaatgctgaataaatatattaaattagtttattatttaattagcttactaattataaataataaactattCGTTCAtgcatttaattaaatatatattaatgtaaTAAGTCATCAAgtgattatataattattattaaataagttaattagttattaattgcaatgttttataattatttagaaactaattaatagaaaattttatttgaaaatttgatttcttaagaatataatatACTAGCTATAGCTACCatagtttaataaataaattaattattatttaaaggggAGAATAAAGGACAAGAGTGACTATTccacaagaaagaaagaataataaTCCTTTTCGGTATAATAAAGTGGCTAAACTTTTTTATTCCCTTTTTATTTCCCAACCAAACGATCCGggattttgaaaatatttaaaatttttttaaaaaataaataaaaatattttggtcaacgaaaagtatatatattagaaaggATATATTAGATATCATTGGCACcactcatagtttgagaacaAAATTAAAGTGTGATTTAGCCCCTTTTAGTTACTAGAGTTAacacaactatatataattatctgAGTCGAcaattaactatttaaattaataaatagctGTTTAAACTAATAAATAGAAGTAGTAGTTATGCGTTTAACAAATAACTTACGCTGTGGTTGAGCGAAGGAGCTTCGTAGCCCATGAACCCTGCAGTGCTTGTGGTGGGCCCCTCATACACCATCTGATCCATCTGATGATGNTTTAATTAGCttactaattataaataataaactattCGTTCAtgcatttaattaaatatatattaatgtaaTAAGTCGTCAAgtgattaattattattaaataagttaattagttattaattgcaatgttttataattatttagaaactaattaatagaaaattttatttaaaaatttgatttcttaagaatataatatACTAGCTAGCTACCatagtttaataaataaattaattattatttaaaggggAGAATAAAGGACAAGAGTGACTATTccacaagaaagaaagaataataaTCCTTTTCGGTATAATAAAGTGGCTAAACTTTTTTATTCCCTTTTTATTTCCCAACCAAACGATGCGggattttgaaaatatttaaatttttttaaaaaaataaataaaaatattttggtcaacgaaaagtatatatgttagaaaggatatattagatattattggCACcactcatagtttgagaacaAAATTAAAGTGTGATTTAGCCCCTTTTAGTTACTAGAGTTAacacaactatatataattacctGAATCGGTAATTAACTGTTTAAACTAATAAATAGAAGTAGTAGTTATACGTTTAACAAATAGCTTACGCTGTGGTTGAGCGAAGGAGCTTCGTAGCCCATGAACCCTGCAGTGCTTGTGGTGGGCCCCTCATACACCATCTGATCCATCTGATGATGATaatcatgatgatgatgaagaagaagatgatggtaaCCACCCTTcatctccccctcctcctcttcctcctcctgctGTTGTTGATTTTCGTTTGGCACCAACATGATCTCACAGCTCAAttcctttctcttctcctcGCGGCGGTGGCTGCGGCGATCTCGGCcgtggtcgtcgtcgtcgtctccgtTCTCGCCCTGCAGGTCGAGGAACTCGTCGACGACGTCGACGTCGACGTCTTCGACGAGGAGCCACGACGAGGCCTCCTCGTGGGCGCTGCTGTCGTTGTCGTGGTCGTCGGCGCCGATCCCCTCCTCGGCCTTAGAGTACGCGTAGCGCGAGGAGGCGGCGATTCCAGGGAGGACGatgagggcggcggcggaggggggagtgggggggaggagggggatgCGGTGTCGCAGGTGGCGCAGAGGGTGGCGGCGTCCGCCCGGCAGTACACCGCACTCGGCGCCGACCGGCATCCGTCGCACAGCCGCGGCCACCccttccctcctcctcctccctcctcctccacaTCCACATCCTCAACCTTCAAcatatatactttaattttacgTAAATTCACACTTACTAATTCCACTACTGCTACGTATATACTACTCCACTCTAGATATATACTACTTCACTCTAGTGTAGTTCTCTGTGTAGCAGTGGTTTtggggaggggaaggggagaATCTGAGGAGAGACACGTGGCGGGAAATGAGCGGCTGGGAGGGGCTGGTCCCTTATCTTGTGGTGGGATGTGATTCTTGGTGGGGCCGGNCGACGTCGACGTCCACGTCTTCGACGAGGAGCCACGACGAGGCCTCCTCGTGGGCGCTGCTGTCGTTGTCGTGGTCGTCAGCGCCGATCCCCTCCTCGGCCTTAGAGTACGCGTAGCGCGAGGAGGCGGCGATTCCGGGGAGGACGatgagggcggcggcggaggggggagtgggggggaggagggggatgCGGTGGTGGCGGCGGGCGAGGGGGTTGGCGGAGTGGACGTCGGCGTCGCAGGCGGCACAGAGGGTGGCGGCGTCCGCCCGGCAGTACACCGCACTCGGCGCCGACCGGCATCCCTCGCACAGCCGCGGCCACCccttccctcctcctcctccctcctcctccacctccacaTCCTCAACCTTCAAcatatatactttaattttacgTAAATTCACACTTACTACTAATTCCACTACCGCTACGTATATACTACTCCACTCTAGATATATACTACTTCACTCTAGTGTAGTTCTCCGTGTAGCAGTGGTTTTGGGGAGGGGAAAGGGAGAATCTGAGGAGAGACACGTGGCGGGAAATGAGCGGCTGGGAGGGGCTGGTCCCTTATCTTGTGGTGGGATGTGATTCTTGGTGGGGCCGGGGAGAGCCTTTTTGGGCCCCTCACTTGCTTTAGTGGCTTTTGGAATCATATATCCCCAGTACCGGGTTGGCAAATCATGGGCCCGCTCGCGTTCGACTCCAGTTATATggactcgctcgagctcgacttgaaattaaatgagccgagcttgaataTTATTGAGCTCGCTCGATCGATAGTATCAAGTGCTTCGTACTGTCGAAGTTTTCGTCATCAGATCCGTCCCTTTGACTATGTTTACATATTAACttagaaaattattatcatcatagctgtacattttcaaactcGCTCAAACTCGGCTCATTTCCACCCTCTAATCCCCAGTGGGGAGTCGGTTTGGAAAGTGGTGACTTTAGGCATccccattttttcttttcataggTGTCAACGAACGGAACGCGAGCTTATTCGGTAAAAGAGTGAGCCGAACACAAGTCGGCTCAGAAACAATGAgctaaaaagattaaaaagaatatatatatatatatatatataaaattgagctcctatgtttttaaaagtaccaaattattAGTGCTTCTAGATTTTAGGCCATTAGATTAAgagggtgtttggcctagcttttaaaaagcgcttttgggctgaaaagtgattttcggcttaatagagcgtttggcaactcacttttaaaatctgattctgctttttagaatcagaaaactgattttgaagacctcagaatcagaagcagaaaaaagctgcttcttgaaaactgattctgattttggatttaaacttcaaaattttatttttattttagttttaatatttaaatttaattttaattttaaattttaaattttaattttcagattcattttaaaatttttaaattttaacttttaaattttaaaatttgaaatatagattttaaattttaaattttaattttaaatttcaaatctcaaattttagattttaaattttcaaattttatttcaaatttcaaatttcaaatttcaaatttcagattttaaaatttcaaatttcaaatttcaaatttNNNNNNNNNNNNNNNNNNNNNNNNNNNNNNNNNNNNNNNNNNNNNNNNNNNNNNNNNNNNNNNNNNNNNNNNNNNNNNNNNNNNNNNNNNNNNNNNNNNNNNNNNNNNNNNNNNNNNNNNNNNNNNNNNNNNNNNNNNNNNNNNNNNNNNNNNNNNNNNNNNNNNNNNNNNNNNNNNNNNNNNNNNNNNNNNNNNNNNNNNNNNNNNNNNNNNNNNNNNNNNNNNNNNNNNNNNNNNNNNNNNNNNNNNNNNNNNNNNNNNNNNNNNNNNNNNNNNNNNNNNNNNNNNNNNNNAGAggtcaggatgatagtagtcgCGTTAGAGTTAGGTTGTACCCTAGGTTTAGTGCGTCCCCCTGGTTATAGCTATTTAATCCAATGtgtttagaaataataaaagggAAGTTGATCAAAGGCATAAATAGTAGCAATAATGGGGATTTGTACTAATAGTAAGCACCAGGTCaactctcttcttctctctctctctctcatcttcttcctctctctctctctctcgtcttaatatatatatataaatatatatatatatatatatattaatatattatattataatataatatactaataatataatatatgcgCTCGTTCAAATCGCCCTATCGCGCCTCTGTTAGActatgatctacactattgaaaatatttggaaactaaatttcataatttttcgacatcatttacatatcaaacgagtagtcaaaaaatgaacggttgaaaataaaaatctcataaaaaatgttgataaaagacttaaatttaagatcggatatactgatcttactctaaatagtgaaaataattttctacaaaaatttcatcagatttgaattattttatatcattaaattcacaaacgcattacgtcgattattaaaattgtcaattttgagacattttgatcactagccaaataatgtcgaaaacttataaaatttagtttccaaatacttttaatagtgtatgtcaagtttaacgaagccaatcatcgatttggaagccgcattattgaaaacaacttactagcacggaggtctccttGGTACTAATAGTATATcagcgtgtgtgtgtgtgtgtgtgtgtgtatatatatatagagagagagagagagagagagagagtgtgaggctactatgctatcggaagcacggagccttccgtgcttccacctcgttttcgatgttgcgactttcgaatcgtcgatcggctccgttaaaNAAGTACTATCCTTGGTATTCTTGGCGGTAACGTCTTCATTGTACCCTCGTTAATTTTTATCGTCACATatataactaataaattatttaattctaaattttagattagTGAAAAAATCATAATTATCAAAAGCACAAAAATAAGACTAATCACAAGGCATTCGAAATCCAAatatagatttgaaaatttgattgcaaaaaaaaaaaaaagattagagaccaaagtaaaaaatagtggaaaggttggggaccaatgtgcaattaattcttaaaaaagtgCATGTTGGCCCTACAACCCCCAAAATAAGGGGAAGCCTTCTTTAGTGTTCACAATTCATATTTACTAGCATAATAATCCGTGTGATGCGACGGAtagataattgaaaaaaaaaaaaatggtgacaaaggaagagaaaatgGCAATGGAAAAAACGACGATGAGAGGTGGGATTCATCTTATCAATAAAGGAAGGTAACAatagaaggaagaggaagagaaacaATCACGCTCACTGCAGAGATGTGATTCGGTTctattcaagcaaaaaaaggaGAATCCGGTTTAgttcaaggaaaaaaaagaaaaacttaaacCGGTTTCAGGTGGAGTCCACACTCGACAGTGATCAAtttggttcaagcaaagaaagagaacAATTCGGTACAAAGATGAAAACATGTGGAGTAGTTGAGACAATTTGGCCTAATGCAATAGGTTGACCTGATTCTGTTcaagtaaaaaaagagaaaaccatATTCGGTTCGagcaaaaaaagaggaaaacatGTGGAAGACTTAAGCCGCTTTGGAGGATCCCACACTCAACAATGAtcggttcggttcaagcaaagaaaaaaaaaatcgatccAGTACAAATGAAGGGAATGTTGCCATTTGGCAATTTAGGAGGAATAATGTataggaataggtataaatttataaagataaagatggttgaaacttcacatataaatgaatatttttataattgagtcggactttatatttagatttgtttaaaaatcaaataataaaaatcctttcattatatatatattatatattatatatattaatatatctattatttatatatatatataattatatatagaggagaGTGAGAGCAGAGAGAGACTGGAGTGAGacagagagaatgagaggagaGAGGTTCGGATGGTGCTTGAAAAGCACACACTTGGTGCTTGGTAATTTGTTTACCGCTTAAGATTTAcgttttgatattatttacttatataAGGTTATTACTATTTATTAACACATCCATCCTAGGGCCACATCATCCTTAACGCCAATCCTTAATCCAAGAGCGATAAGTACCAAGTGATTCGTCATttaaagtataggagctcaattatatatagtatatactatatatataatatatatataatagtcagctgctatactatcggagccacggcttccgtgctaccaagtgtTGTTCGATTGATGCGGCTTCCTAAATTCGACGATCGCGCTCGTTAGACTtgtctacactattaaaagtattgtaagctaaattcataatttttcaaaatcatttattatcaaataaatagttaaatttgAATGACTAAAAATAAGATCTCACAAAAAAATGATTGATAAATAGTTAAATTCatagatcagatatactgatcttactctaaatagtgagcaacagaattttctataaaattgttcATCGATtctggattgttttacacccgTGATTAATCACAACCGCCACATGTGGCCATTAAAATGGTCAATTTGATGATCTTTGATATAGTCAAATGATATCggaaattatgaaattaatttcaaacacttttatagtgtagatcaagttaacgGGGCGATCGTCGATTGGGAAAGCGCGATCAATCGAACAACTTAGGTAGCACGGAGGCCCTGTGCTACCATAGTATAGCAGCTGAGCTTCTCGTTCTCTTctgctctctcttctcttctctatatatatatatatatattaatattataaaattataattatgcttactatattatcaatagcataagcccttggtactatggatttcggccgttggatgaataAGATGTGCGTGAGTATATTCCCGGTAATTGATAGTGGATCCACGgtttaaattgatagtggtcccctagggttgagtgggtggttggtttaatagtataatctaacgggtggaaaggatcaaagggtaggtCTAACGGTAGAAAgctcaatagtatcaagggcttggtaatagtataatagccggactctctctctctctctctctctctctatatatatatatatatagtccggctactatactattatgagtacgatcgccctcgtactcataagttgttttcggtgatagagcttccgaatcgacgatccataccgttaaatattatctagtacatttaaaacttctagaaatcaaatttcataatttttcgacattatttaccttacgatcaaaagctcacaaaattgacaatttttaatgaccgatatgggatacttgctagtttaacggtgtaaaaaaattggaataggttgaatttttgatagaaaattctattcactacctagataaagatcaataactccgatcttaaattaaaggatccgatcatctatttttaggacatcgtttgattttgaccgttcattttatgcccgtttgatggactttattatgatttcgaaaaattatgaaatttattttttagaagtttcaaatactctagatcatatttaacggagcggatcgtcgattcggaagccctatcatcgaaaacaacttatgagtatgaagggccaatactcataagagtatagtagccctactctatatatatatatatatatatatatatatatatatatattcgagttgTTATCAAGCCAAACACGAGTGAGCCTGCCctaactcgtgttcgactcatttATTAAATGACCTAAAAAGTTAAGCTCATGTTCAGCTTATTGACTAAATAAGCGATTCGATCTCAAGTACATTTcgagctgaacatgagctggctcgcgaacagcgagctggatttcCACCTCCTAGCGAGTGCCGTCAAGAGGTAAGTCCTATGCGAGAATCCAAACTGAAAAGCTTGAGTTCTTAATTAACACCTAAAGGTGTCTGTGGACTGGGTCGGATCTGGATAAATGATATACTGTATCCGTACTCTAAAAAGAAAtggtcagaaaaaaaaaaaaacatcctaCCCATTTTACTTCGGATCGGGTTTGGGTCTAGTtacttaagttactaatatatccATCGGGtttatttgagcgggtctggatAGTGACTATCCGTATATTACCTGTTCAAGACTGGGTACGAGTTGGATCTAAATCAGATACGGGTACccttatacatattttttttttatagactttattaaattGTTTGGGCAGAGTTTGTTTCAGCCATTATATTGACTGATTAAAAGCCTAAAGTCAAAACAATTTTATATGTAAAcacacaaaaataagaaaattatgatACTATATTGTagataaagagaatataagttgtagtaattattaatattatatactaacattcaaataaaaagaagaaggaatcacaaaatttactaatagaatatttattaaaaaaacctAGGTTGTCGACTATAATTGTAGCAGGGATTTGAGAAAAACTCACTCGTGTCGCGCCTGTAGAGGATTAATATTgctgatgatgacgacgatagaaatattatttcataaaaaactctaaggcggaaatgaaacaaaaaaaataatgactaaaaaaattagaaaaaagaaaaggagtaaAAGAGCGGCTAGGATTTCAATGTTTCACTAGAATGAAAATACGTAGAGACCCCTCATTTATAACTCGTATTAAAATTAAtcactcaacttcaaaagttcaaatcttttttacttactatcaaatattttatcggGTCCAGgctcggattcggatttgaaaactattccggaccctacccaCTTAAAAGTTGGGTTTGAGTTGGATTCAAATcaggtatgggtataaaatattcgtgtcacgccccggattactcattTTTCCGGacacgtcgacaaatccgccgtatacaaaagaattttttctgtatacgaagcgatagctgtatctgtaatcatacaatactacaaccagtagtatagagccgtcaaaataaaaacatatataaacaacAGAGGTTAACTATACATACAAGCATCATCCAGATAACCAAAATGCTCactccagcgagatacaaccTTAGTATGTATAATAACCCagaaactacaactacctgtagttggtactcctctagctctgcacTCGTCAAAAAGGGCTCTAATTCGCAACACTCTTACCACGGTCAgactcagcagcagcagcagccgaagaagaaggctttgcaaaagattccaacaactgggtgtgagaactactgcaaaaagaaatagtcctcagtgggtactgctaccaacctcaacggctcactcactaagtctacagaagtaagcaggaatagtaaggaaagctgaaacaaatctacagctaaatgccactatactatcatgctttAACACAATAATCTGTAGAAAATgtaaatcctgacccaatctcactagggact encodes the following:
- the LOC109720351 gene encoding zinc finger protein CO3-like, translated to MLKVEDVEVEEEGGGGGKGWPRLCEGCRSAPSAVYCRADAATLCAACDADVHSANPLARRHHRIPLLPPTPPSAAALIVLPGIAASSRYAYSKAEEGIGADDHDNDSSAHEEASSWLLVEDVDVDVXRRREGVAAAVRRMPVGAECGVLPGGRRHPLRHLRHRIPLLPPTPPSAAALIVLPGIAASSRYAYSKAEEGIGADDHDNDSSAHEEASSWLLVEDVDVDVVDEFLDLQGENGDDDDDHGRDRRSHRREEKRKELSCEIMLVPNENQQQQEEEEEEGEMKGGYHHLLLHHHHDYHHQMDQMVYEGPTTSTAGFMGYEAPSLNHSVSMSSLEASVVPESTAADISNPYFRPSSSKGTIDLFAAAAAAVAAPGHMTAQFITLDREARLLRYREKRKARRFEKTIRYASRKAYAETRPRIKGRFAKRSEVELEVDQFFSAAALADSSYGIVPSF